From one Salvelinus alpinus chromosome 14, SLU_Salpinus.1, whole genome shotgun sequence genomic stretch:
- the LOC139538500 gene encoding obg-like ATPase 1 isoform X2 yields MKLQPACVVVSTVQVGDNQEWVDSHDPGALVIPFSGGVESLLQDMSEEEIKKYCTEHKTQSVLTRIIKAGYGALQLEYFFTAGPDEVRAWTIRKGTKAPQAAGKIHTDFEKGFIMAEVMKFEDFKEGGSENAVKAGGKYRQQGKTYAVEDGDMIFFKFNTPNQPKTKK; encoded by the exons ATGAAGCTCCAACCTGCTTGTGTTGTTGTGTCTACTGTCCAGGTTGGTGACAATCAAGAGTGGGTAGACAGTCACGACCCCGGGGCGCTGGTCATCCCCTTCAGCGGAGGAGTGGAGAGTCTCCTGCAGGACATGAGTGAAGAGGAGATTAAGAAGTACTGCACCGAGCACAAGACTCAGAG CGTTCTGACAAGGATCATCAAGGCTGGCTATGGAGCCCTACAGTTGGAGTACTTCTTCACAGCTGGACCAGATGAGGTCCGTGCGTGGACCATCCGG AAAGGAACCAAGGCTCCACAGGCAGCCGGCAAGATCCACACGGACTTTGAGAAGGGCTTCATTATGGCTGAAGTAATGAAATTCGAGGATTTTAAAGAGGGAGGCAGTGAGAACGCTGTCAAG GCAGGAGGGAAATACAGACAACAGGGAAAAACCTACGCTGTGGAGGACGGAGACATGATCTTTTTCAAATTCAACACGCCGAACCAGCCCAAGACTAAGAAGTGA
- the LOC139538500 gene encoding obg-like ATPase 1 isoform X4, producing MVGDNQEWVDSHDPGALVIPFSGGVESLLQDMSEEEIKKYCTEHKTQSVLTRIIKAGYGALQLEYFFTAGPDEVRAWTIRKGTKAPQAAGKIHTDFEKGFIMAEVMKFEDFKEGGSENAVKAGGKYRQQGKTYAVEDGDMIFFKFNTPNQPKTKK from the exons ATG GTTGGTGACAATCAAGAGTGGGTAGACAGTCACGACCCCGGGGCGCTGGTCATCCCCTTCAGCGGAGGAGTGGAGAGTCTCCTGCAGGACATGAGTGAAGAGGAGATTAAGAAGTACTGCACCGAGCACAAGACTCAGAG CGTTCTGACAAGGATCATCAAGGCTGGCTATGGAGCCCTACAGTTGGAGTACTTCTTCACAGCTGGACCAGATGAGGTCCGTGCGTGGACCATCCGG AAAGGAACCAAGGCTCCACAGGCAGCCGGCAAGATCCACACGGACTTTGAGAAGGGCTTCATTATGGCTGAAGTAATGAAATTCGAGGATTTTAAAGAGGGAGGCAGTGAGAACGCTGTCAAG GCAGGAGGGAAATACAGACAACAGGGAAAAACCTACGCTGTGGAGGACGGAGACATGATCTTTTTCAAATTCAACACGCCGAACCAGCCCAAGACTAAGAAGTGA
- the LOC139538500 gene encoding obg-like ATPase 1 isoform X5, producing MTRAFADEDIVHVEGNVDPVRDIEIIHEELRLKDEEMIGPIMEKLEKVAVRGSDKKLKPEYDVMLKIKNWVADERKHVRYCRDWTKKEIEVLNKYLFLTSKPMIYLINLSEKDYIRRKNKWLVTIKSG from the exons GTGCGTTTGCAGATGAGGACATTGTCCACGTGGAGGGCAACGTGGACCCAGTGAGGGACATTGAGATCATCCATGAGGAGCTGAGACTGAAGGATGAGGAGATGATCGGGCCCATTATGGAGAAGCTGGAAAAGGTGGCCGTGAGGGGAAGCGACAAGAAACTCAAACCTGAATAT GACGTAATGCTCAAAATCAAGAACTGGGTAGCGGATGAAAGGAAACATGTCCGCTACTGTCGCGATTGGACTAAGAAAGAG atCGAAGTGTTGAACAAATACTTGTTTTTGACATCCAAGCCAATGATTTACCTCATTAACCTCTCAGAGAAAGACTACATCAGAAGAAAGAACAAATG GTTGGTGACAATCAAGAGTGGGTAG
- the LOC139538500 gene encoding obg-like ATPase 1 isoform X3, with amino-acid sequence MKLQPACVVVSTVQVGDNQEWVDSHDPGALVIPFSGGVESLLQDMSEEEIKKYCTEHKTQSVLTRIIKAGYGALQLEYFFTAGPDEVRAWTIRKGTKAPQAAGKIHTDFEKGFIMAEVMKFEDFKEGGSENAVKKKAWGKEQHSKVFHVTQWIGAISQHPA; translated from the exons ATGAAGCTCCAACCTGCTTGTGTTGTTGTGTCTACTGTCCAGGTTGGTGACAATCAAGAGTGGGTAGACAGTCACGACCCCGGGGCGCTGGTCATCCCCTTCAGCGGAGGAGTGGAGAGTCTCCTGCAGGACATGAGTGAAGAGGAGATTAAGAAGTACTGCACCGAGCACAAGACTCAGAG CGTTCTGACAAGGATCATCAAGGCTGGCTATGGAGCCCTACAGTTGGAGTACTTCTTCACAGCTGGACCAGATGAGGTCCGTGCGTGGACCATCCGG AAAGGAACCAAGGCTCCACAGGCAGCCGGCAAGATCCACACGGACTTTGAGAAGGGCTTCATTATGGCTGAAGTAATGAAATTCGAGGATTTTAAAGAGGGAGGCAGTGAGAACGCTGTCAAG AAGAAAGCTTGGGGCAAGGAACAACATTCCAAAGTGTTCCATGTCACACAATGGATTGGAGCAATTTCCCAACACCCAGCGTGA